In Natronococcus occultus SP4, the following proteins share a genomic window:
- a CDS encoding class I SAM-dependent methyltransferase, with protein MSASTSDESAQEFYGRWARLYDLIARRTPGIPALRRRAAAACRLERGDTVVEMGCGTGANLPSLREQVGPEGTVIGIDFTEPVLERARELTAEYDNVHVARGDATSPPVTEDVDAVLATFVVGMLEDPAEAVDDWCDLVGPGGHVVLANAARSDAWYAPPVNAVFRAIVVLSTPPTTKLRYEDAPHLRLDAKIDAAHARLRERSRAIADETHVFGVVRLTGGRIGEA; from the coding sequence ATGTCGGCGAGTACGAGCGACGAGAGCGCACAGGAGTTCTACGGCCGCTGGGCGCGCCTCTACGACTTGATCGCGCGCCGCACGCCCGGCATCCCCGCGCTCCGCCGACGGGCCGCGGCCGCCTGCCGGCTCGAGCGCGGCGACACCGTCGTCGAGATGGGCTGTGGGACGGGCGCGAACCTCCCCTCCCTGCGCGAACAGGTCGGTCCCGAGGGGACCGTGATCGGGATCGACTTCACCGAACCCGTCCTCGAGCGGGCCCGCGAGCTGACCGCCGAGTACGACAACGTTCACGTCGCCCGCGGCGACGCGACCAGCCCGCCCGTCACCGAGGACGTCGACGCCGTCCTCGCGACGTTCGTCGTCGGCATGCTCGAGGACCCCGCGGAGGCCGTCGACGACTGGTGTGACCTCGTCGGCCCCGGGGGCCACGTTGTGCTTGCCAACGCCGCCCGGAGCGACGCGTGGTACGCTCCGCCGGTCAACGCCGTCTTCCGGGCGATCGTCGTTCTCTCGACGCCGCCGACGACGAAACTGCGCTACGAGGACGCCCCCCACCTGCGCCTCGATGCGAAGATCGACGCGGCCCACGCGCGGCTCCGGGAGCGTTCGCGGGCGATCGCTGACGAGACCCACGTCTTCGGGGTCGTCCGGCTGACGGGTGGGCGGATCGGCGAGGCTTAG
- a CDS encoding universal stress protein, which yields MGEQILVPVDRSAHSDRALEYAVDSFPDAELTVLHVINPSSYWYGNTDGYIYSDEIEAWLRNRGEAVLEDARRTAAGHDREVRTELKLGSPSRTITEYVNARGIDHVVLGSHGRDGVSRMLLGSVAETVTRRAPVPVTIVR from the coding sequence ATGGGGGAGCAGATCCTCGTTCCTGTCGACCGATCCGCCCACTCCGATCGCGCGCTCGAGTACGCCGTCGACTCGTTTCCCGACGCCGAACTCACGGTCCTGCACGTCATCAACCCCTCGAGCTACTGGTACGGCAACACGGACGGCTACATCTACAGCGACGAGATCGAGGCGTGGCTCCGCAATCGGGGCGAGGCGGTGCTCGAGGACGCACGGCGGACGGCAGCCGGGCACGACCGCGAGGTTCGCACGGAGCTGAAGCTGGGATCGCCGTCGCGGACGATCACCGAGTACGTCAACGCGCGTGGAATCGACCACGTCGTCCTCGGCAGCCACGGTCGGGACGGCGTCTCGCGGATGCTGCTGGGTAGCGTGGCGGAAACCGTCACCCGGCGCGCACCCGTTCCGGTGACGATCGTTCGCTGA
- a CDS encoding thiamine-phosphate synthase family protein, which translates to MQFVEEIVVDEFLPTFRSLLAGELRERGLTQSEVAAVLGISQSAVSKYAHGDVTVNDRIADDERVTALVDELGEGLASGDMAPVQALIETEVLIRELENGSDLLAQLHEDAVPELADHGSSFRVHDPESELRTSERVLSSLRRGLRILENASGFATLIPAVGSNLVACTPDAEDVDDVAGVPGRIFDVKGRATVPKSPEFGVSEHVATVLLSARRHGSEASAAINVAYDPDLLEDLAAQGHVTAEFDESDDVDESVGAVIEDQPDATVLYQTGGMGIEPLIYVLGSDAESVADSVRQLL; encoded by the coding sequence ATGCAATTCGTCGAAGAGATCGTCGTCGACGAGTTCCTGCCGACCTTCCGCTCGCTGCTGGCCGGCGAGCTCCGGGAGCGGGGACTCACGCAAAGCGAGGTCGCGGCGGTGCTTGGCATCAGCCAGAGCGCCGTCTCGAAGTACGCCCACGGTGACGTGACGGTCAACGACCGCATCGCCGACGACGAGCGGGTCACCGCCCTCGTCGACGAGCTCGGCGAGGGGCTCGCCAGCGGCGATATGGCGCCGGTACAGGCACTGATCGAGACCGAGGTGCTGATTCGCGAACTCGAGAACGGGAGCGACCTGCTCGCCCAGCTTCACGAGGACGCCGTCCCCGAGCTGGCCGACCACGGCTCGAGCTTCCGGGTACACGACCCCGAGAGCGAGCTTCGGACCAGCGAGCGGGTGTTGTCCTCGCTGCGGCGCGGGCTGCGGATCCTCGAGAACGCCAGCGGGTTCGCCACCCTGATCCCCGCGGTCGGCTCGAACCTCGTCGCCTGTACGCCCGACGCCGAGGACGTCGACGACGTCGCCGGCGTTCCAGGTCGGATCTTCGACGTGAAGGGGCGGGCGACGGTCCCTAAGAGCCCGGAGTTCGGCGTCTCCGAGCACGTTGCGACGGTGTTGCTCTCGGCGCGCCGTCACGGCTCCGAGGCGTCGGCGGCGATCAACGTCGCCTACGACCCCGACCTACTCGAGGACCTCGCCGCGCAGGGTCACGTCACCGCCGAGTTCGACGAGTCGGACGACGTCGACGAGAGCGTCGGCGCGGTCATCGAGGACCAGCCCGACGCGACGGTGCTCTACCAGACGGGCGGAATGGGGATCGAGCCGCTAATCTACGTGCTTGGCTCCGACGCGGAGTCGGTCGCCGACAGCGTCCGCCAGCTCCTGTAG
- a CDS encoding LAGLIDADG family homing endonuclease, with the protein MHASLPADEEVFLWTPEDGYGFYEIGDIVKNERPAHAVAFDPKTLRVSTHPVTNYITNPTKRIYRVTLESGRQVHVTKDHNLFTIDEWGGVTRIPSEDAEGTHVMVPDQLPGPRGTETELDLVTLFEGDDEIVAYAADGLGTVRWTDDIGRTTRRHYESRNAAPLSCVSSVKTPDDAEVAFKQSDARLPRHLDITPEFGWVLGFYIAEGSVRRKQVQIANTDSELLDRVESWFEQYGTSIYRRERNDGVERLTVCSALWAKLFRRLAGEGAEKNVPERAWNWSDDVLEALLEGMLDGDGCRRETRDTLYTANEALADRTLYLASRLGLLSSTYSRERENYIEPSDVHNSGTEWAIDLASDAHKRGQYVPVPSELLRSLREEAELRMIDAAEKIGYSSKSSISNVENEEYGSVKRSTLRRFCDVYADEGADTERLEQLLEGGVRFEKVAAVEETDRVEPTYDLEVQPNGRTIENFLGGRGGVFLSNTAGLCDPGYRGQITLELSNLGTAPVALTPGMRISQLTFTELKTEAERPYGSERGSKYQDQHGPQASRIQSDDEFGGDQLERED; encoded by the coding sequence GTGCACGCGTCGTTGCCCGCCGACGAGGAGGTCTTCCTGTGGACGCCGGAGGACGGATACGGCTTCTACGAGATCGGCGACATCGTCAAAAACGAGCGCCCGGCTCACGCGGTCGCGTTTGACCCGAAGACGCTTCGCGTGAGCACCCACCCGGTGACGAACTACATCACGAATCCGACGAAGCGGATCTACCGCGTCACGCTCGAGTCCGGACGACAGGTACACGTTACGAAGGACCACAACCTGTTCACGATCGACGAGTGGGGCGGCGTCACCCGGATTCCGAGCGAGGACGCCGAAGGAACGCACGTGATGGTTCCCGATCAGCTCCCCGGACCGCGCGGGACGGAGACGGAGCTGGATCTCGTGACGCTGTTCGAGGGAGACGACGAGATCGTCGCGTACGCAGCCGATGGGTTGGGAACCGTTCGATGGACCGACGATATCGGACGAACGACTCGCCGGCACTACGAATCGAGAAACGCGGCCCCGCTCTCCTGTGTCTCATCGGTGAAGACGCCGGACGACGCCGAGGTTGCGTTCAAACAGAGTGACGCGCGGCTTCCCCGACATCTCGATATCACGCCCGAGTTCGGGTGGGTCCTCGGCTTCTACATCGCCGAGGGCTCCGTCCGCCGAAAGCAGGTCCAGATCGCGAACACCGACTCGGAGCTGCTCGACCGCGTCGAATCGTGGTTCGAGCAGTACGGGACAAGTATCTACCGGCGGGAACGAAACGACGGCGTCGAACGACTGACCGTCTGTTCGGCACTCTGGGCGAAACTGTTCCGGCGGTTGGCGGGTGAGGGTGCCGAAAAGAACGTCCCGGAGCGTGCGTGGAACTGGTCCGACGACGTACTAGAGGCGCTGCTCGAGGGGATGCTCGACGGAGACGGCTGTCGGCGCGAGACGAGAGACACGCTATACACGGCAAACGAAGCGCTCGCCGACCGAACGCTGTATCTCGCGAGTCGGCTTGGACTGTTGAGTTCGACCTACAGCAGGGAACGCGAGAACTATATCGAACCGAGCGACGTTCACAACAGCGGCACCGAATGGGCGATCGATCTCGCTTCGGACGCTCACAAGCGGGGTCAGTACGTTCCCGTCCCAAGCGAACTGCTTCGATCGCTCCGCGAGGAGGCAGAGCTCCGTATGATCGACGCCGCAGAGAAGATAGGCTACTCCTCGAAATCGAGCATTTCGAACGTCGAAAACGAGGAGTACGGCTCGGTGAAGCGATCGACGCTGCGTCGGTTCTGTGACGTCTACGCCGACGAAGGTGCGGACACCGAACGGCTCGAGCAGCTCCTCGAGGGAGGGGTCCGGTTCGAGAAGGTAGCAGCCGTCGAGGAGACCGATCGCGTCGAGCCGACCTACGACCTCGAGGTACAGCCGAACGGACGGACAATCGAAAACTTCCTCGGCGGCCGGGGCGGGGTGTTTCTGTCGAATACGGCTGGCCTTTGCGACCCCGGATACCGCGGCCAGATCACCCTCGAGCTGTCGAACCTCGGCACTGCGCCTGTCGCGCTCACGCCCGGGATGCGGATCTCACAGCTTACCTTCACCGAACTCAAAACGGAGGCGGAACGACCCTACGGTAGCGAGCGGGGCTCGAAGTATCAGGACCAGCACGGTCCTCAGGCCTCGCGCATCCAGAGTGACGACGAGTTCGGCGGCGACCAGCTCGAGCGGGAGGACTAG